From a single Paraburkholderia sp. D15 genomic region:
- a CDS encoding glycine zipper 2TM domain-containing protein, protein MKSIRKIGALAAVVAVLASLTACDNMSRQGRDTAIGAGLGGAAGAAIGGNALSTVGGAAAGGIIGNQVGK, encoded by the coding sequence ATGAAATCGATCCGCAAAATTGGCGCGCTCGCCGCCGTCGTCGCCGTGCTCGCGAGTCTTACCGCGTGTGACAACATGAGCCGTCAGGGCCGCGATACCGCGATCGGCGCGGGCCTCGGCGGTGCAGCCGGCGCGGCGATCGGCGGCAATGCGCTGTCGACGGTGGGTGGAGCGGCAGCGGGCGGGATTATCGGTAATCAGGTTGGCAAGTAA
- a CDS encoding L-lactate permease has product MFHQLLTPVGNALLPSFLVAVLPIVVVLLLLGWARRPAWQASLAGLITGLIVAVLVWQFPVGLALNAVAAGAVFACWPVMWIVFTAILLYNISQRSGRFAAFRMWMIDNLPNDRRVVLVVIGFSFGALLEGISGFGTPVAITSSLLILLGFPTLEALTFTLIFNTAPVAFGALGVPITVLGAVTHLPADSLAKMVGRQLPFFAFLLPFYVIGVYAGFRNMLRVWPVLLVSGLSFALTQFVASNYVNYSLTDVLSSMVSLIVTIAFLRVWKPAADPKFAVNIDRVNEVRGKIGGGQGWYPWIIVSVVVIVWTVAKIFLIGDVKVPWPGLDKAVFITLYNTPYGAVWDFQPLATGTAILVAAVITAFVVGLSASEFGKAIADTWVQTRIAILTVATIVGLAYLMNYSGLTYTLGLGVASVGPFFPLVSAFLGWVAVFLSGSDTSGNALFGNLQVVAAHQLNLNPVLMAATNSSGGVMGKMISPQNISTGVATTELKGKEGVVFARTFKHSILLTVLLGLLVWLQQNVLQGMIPH; this is encoded by the coding sequence ATGTTTCATCAACTACTCACTCCGGTCGGCAACGCCTTGTTGCCGTCGTTCCTGGTCGCCGTTCTGCCGATCGTCGTCGTGTTGCTCCTCTTGGGCTGGGCGCGCCGGCCGGCCTGGCAGGCGTCGCTCGCGGGCTTGATCACCGGCCTGATCGTGGCCGTGCTGGTCTGGCAGTTTCCGGTCGGCCTCGCGTTGAACGCGGTCGCCGCCGGCGCCGTGTTCGCCTGCTGGCCGGTCATGTGGATCGTGTTCACGGCGATCCTGCTCTACAACATCTCGCAACGCTCGGGCCGCTTCGCGGCCTTTCGCATGTGGATGATCGACAACCTGCCGAACGACCGGCGCGTGGTGCTGGTGGTGATCGGCTTTTCGTTCGGCGCATTGCTCGAAGGGATTTCGGGCTTCGGCACGCCGGTCGCCATTACGAGTTCGCTGCTGATCCTGCTCGGTTTCCCGACGCTCGAAGCGCTCACCTTCACGCTGATCTTCAACACCGCCCCGGTCGCGTTCGGCGCGCTGGGCGTGCCGATCACCGTGCTCGGCGCGGTCACGCACCTGCCCGCCGATTCGCTCGCGAAGATGGTCGGCCGCCAGTTGCCGTTCTTCGCGTTCCTGCTGCCGTTCTACGTGATCGGCGTGTACGCGGGCTTTCGCAACATGCTGCGGGTGTGGCCGGTGCTGCTGGTCTCCGGGCTCAGCTTCGCGCTCACCCAGTTCGTCGCGTCGAACTACGTGAACTACAGCCTCACCGACGTGCTGTCGTCGATGGTGTCGCTGATCGTGACGATCGCGTTCCTGCGCGTCTGGAAGCCGGCCGCCGATCCGAAGTTCGCGGTCAACATCGACCGGGTGAACGAGGTGCGCGGCAAGATCGGCGGCGGCCAGGGCTGGTATCCGTGGATCATCGTGTCGGTGGTCGTGATCGTATGGACCGTGGCGAAAATTTTCCTGATCGGTGACGTCAAGGTGCCCTGGCCCGGTCTCGACAAGGCAGTCTTCATCACGCTGTACAACACGCCATACGGCGCGGTCTGGGACTTCCAGCCGCTCGCGACCGGCACCGCGATCCTGGTCGCCGCGGTCATCACGGCATTCGTGGTCGGACTCAGCGCGAGCGAATTCGGCAAGGCGATCGCCGATACGTGGGTGCAGACGCGGATCGCCATTCTGACGGTGGCGACCATCGTCGGACTCGCGTATCTGATGAACTATTCAGGGCTCACCTATACGCTCGGGCTCGGCGTGGCGTCGGTCGGGCCGTTCTTTCCGCTGGTGTCGGCGTTCCTCGGCTGGGTCGCGGTGTTCCTGTCGGGCAGCGATACGTCGGGCAACGCGCTGTTCGGCAACCTGCAGGTGGTGGCGGCCCATCAGTTGAATCTGAATCCGGTGCTGATGGCGGCGACCAATTCGTCGGGCGGCGTGATGGGCAAGATGATCTCGCCGCAGAACATCTCGACCGGCGTGGCGACCACCGAACTCAAAGGCAAGGAAGGCGTCGTGTTCGCGCGGACGTTCAAGCATTCGATTCTGTTGACCGTCCTGCTGGGGCTGCTGGTGTGGCTGCAGCAAAATGTGTTGCAGGGGATGATTCCGCACTGA